The Actinomycetota bacterium genomic sequence GTATCGTAGTTGAGCCTGACATTGGGGTGATTTACCTTCTGTATTACTTCTGCCCCCTTGGTGCCATTGTTAAGCCAGGGTCCATGCATCTCCAGGCAGATGGTAATACCTTTGTCTTTAGCATAGTCAGCTAACTGGCTGATATCCTCATAAAACTTCTTTTCATCCTCTCCGGCATCAGTTACCAGATAAGAAACTCCAGCTTTATGGGTAAAGTCCATTACTTTCTTTAACCTCTGTACCCCGTTTTCGGTTCCCATACGGGTATGTCCTGATACGGCAATCATTTCCAGGTTATAGCTGGCTACCTTATCCAGCACTTTCTTATAGTCATCCGGACCCATATCTTCAGGCTTGGGCAGGATATGCTCAAAATAACCGGGGCAAGTAGCCATATCTACATATTTAAACCCGGCAGCAGAAATGCCGGCCAGGGCTTCATCCGGCCCGAAATTAGGATAGGTGGAAGTAACTACTGCTATTTTATTATTCATTTGTTTGCTCCTCTCAGCTATGGTTTAGGGAAGTACCCTTTTAGTTAATCCTTGTGGATACATTTTTTGCTGCATAAAAGCCTCAGCATAGGGAACAGCAGCTTGGAATCCCCTGAATTTGGCTACCGACCTTATAAATTCAGGGGCATCACTATCATGCATATCTTTTAGCCATCCCAGCTGGGTCTCCATCTTTAGCATCATTTCTATTTTAGTTT encodes the following:
- a CDS encoding sugar phosphate isomerase/epimerase, producing MNNKIAVVTSTYPNFGPDEALAGISAAGFKYVDMATCPGYFEHILPKPEDMGPDDYKKVLDKVASYNLEMIAVSGHTRMGTENGVQRLKKVMDFTHKAGVSYLVTDAGEDEKKFYEDISQLADYAKDKGITICLEMHGPWLNNGTKGAEVIQKVNHPNVRLNYDTSNVIMYGGVRPETDIDAALPYMAYLHLKDDGSGKKGDWNFPPLGQGLVDFEIIFEKIADYQGPIDVEIEFDGKERTLDEINEAVAQSYQFLKSYGYV